The Helicoverpa armigera isolate CAAS_96S chromosome 18, ASM3070526v1, whole genome shotgun sequence genome has a window encoding:
- the LOC110381432 gene encoding phosphoglucomutase — protein MPSVVTVDTNPFEGQKPGTSGLRKKVKVFVQEHYTENFVQSILDANKDSLKGSTLVVGGDGRYLVKEVVDKIIKISAANGVGKLLVGQNGILSTPAVSCIIRKYKALGGIVLTASHNPGGIDNDFGIKFNCANGGPAPDGTTNQIYALTTAIKQYKIVPDLVCDINKIGVSNYDIDGNKFTVEVIDSVNDYVAYMKEIFDFNKIKALIQGTEKRKPFNVLIDSMNGVTGPYVKRIFLDELGAKEGNVRRIVPLEDFGGAHPDPNLTYAADLVNAVKGGDYDLGAAFDGDGDRNMIIGRDAFFVTPSDSLAVLANNLQHIPYFERTGVRGYARSMPTAAAVDRVAEATGHEMFEVPTGWKYFGNLMDAGRLSLCGEESFGTGSDHVREKDGLWAALAWLSVLAATGLSVEDILKAHWAKFGRNYFTRYDYEECASDPCNEMMQTLEKKITSPGFVGSSHSSGGKTYVVKQADNFSYMDPIDQSVAMKQGLRIIFEDGSRIVLRLSGTGSSGATVRLYIDSYEATNVLGDAQVMLKPLIDVALQISELAKYTGRDAPTVIT, from the exons aTGCCTAGTGTGGTTACTGTGGACACTAACCCCTTTGAGGGCCAAAAGCCGGGAACAAGTGGTTTACGTAAAAAAGTTAAGGTTTTCGTTCAAGAACACTATACAGAGAACTTTGTGCAGAGTATTTTGGATGCGAATAAAGACTCCTTGAAGGGTTCCACGCTGGTAGTTGGTGGAGATGGCCGGTATCTCGTGAAAGAAGTCGTAGACAAAATTATCAAGATCTCGGCTGCTAATGGA gtGGGAAAACTGCTGGTTGGTCAGAATGGCATCCTGTCAACTCCTGCCGTCTCCTGCATCATCAGGAAATACAAGGCTCTTG GTGGCATCGTACTCACAGCCTCCCACAACCCAGGCGGCATAGACAATGACTTCGGCATAAAGTTCAACTGCGCTAACGGAGGCCCCGCCCCCGATGGAACGACCAATCAGATCTATGCGCTAACGACCGCCATCAAACAGTACAAGATTGTGCCTGATCTTGTCTGTGATATTAATAAGATTGGTGTCAGTAATTATGAT ATCGACGGCAACAAATTCACAGTAGAAGTGATAGATTCAGTGAACGACTATGTGGCTTACATGAAGGAGATATTTGACTTCAACAAGATCAAGGCTTTGATCCAGGGGACTGAGAAGCGCAAGCCGTTTAATGTACTCATTGATTCTATGAATGGAG TAACGGGCCCCTACGTAAAGCGCATATTCCTAGACGAGCTGGGCGCCAAGGAAGGAAACGTGCGTCGCATAGTTCCGCTCGAAGACTTCGGGGGCGCTCATCCGGACCCCAACCTGACCTATGCAGCTGACTTAGTTAATGCGGTGAAAGGGGGGGACTATGATTTGGGAGCCGCTTTTGATGGTGATG GTGACCGCAACATGATAATCGGTCGCGATGCGTTCTTCGTGACTCCCTCCGACTCTTTAGCCGTACTAGCGAACAATTTGCAGCACATTCCGTACTTTGAGCGCACGGGCGTCCGCGGGTACGCGCGGTCGATGCCGACGGCCGCGGCCGTGGATAGAGTCGCGGAAGCTACGGGACATGAAATGTTTGAGGTGCCTACTG GCTGGAAATACTTCGGCAACCTAATGGACGCTGGTCGCCTCTCGCTCTGTGGAGAAGAAAGCTTCGGCACCGGCTCTGACCACGTGCGGGAGAAGGATGGGCTCTGGGCAGCTCTCGCCTGGCTGTCAGTGCTGGCGGCCACCGGACTGTCCGTCGAGGATATACTGAAGGCGCACTGGGCGAAGTTCGGCAGGAATTACTTTACCAG ATACGACTACGAGGAATGCGCCAGCGACCCCTGCAACGAGATGATGCAGACTCTCGAGAAGAAGATCACATCTCCCGGCTTCGTCGGCTCTTCTCACAGCAGCGGTGGCAAGACTTACGTCGTGAAGCAAGCTGATAACTTCTCTTACATGGACCCTATAGATCAGAGCGTGGCTATGAAGCAG GGTCTCCGCATTATCTTCGAGGATGGTTCCCGTATCGTCCTGCGACTCAGCGGCACTGGTAGTTCAGGAGCTACTGTCAG ATTGTACATAGACTCGTACGAGGCTACCAACGTGTTGGGCGACGCGCAAGTCATGCTCAAACCTCTGATAGACGTCGCGTTACAAATCTCCGAGCTAGCCAAGTACACGGGACGGGATGCACCCACTGTTATCACATAA
- the LOC110381440 gene encoding sodium-coupled neutral amino acid transporter 9 homolog, producing the protein MRFVEKIAKQAREPDSAASSVRSVDSYEIFGSACSDFTDCEYCEDRRKRYKKYNKYHSPSITSHSYYSAMSRAEAEPLLQGAVTPTYRAVSVESIDSLGPAELSSDAVLETFNKTFEKTFKPDTKKQSSLVTIFSVWNTIMGSSLLTMAWGVERAGLPAALVLVAFMAALCLYTAYVLLRVNKHHGSDSCEVPALCRTLLGQWAEVVAHIFSLLVLLGANIVYWILITNFLYFTVNYFVDLNSSNETIYNTSLLCPRHVNESLLIAEPEADSAYWGLHTTVPIYVALIVFPLLNFKNVSFFTKFNSLGTLSVAYLLIFVLVKGYAWGIHIGELFTQTHAIRNAAVLSGMLALSFYIHNIIITIMSNNARQDKNGRDLTIAFLLVTVTYTLVGAVFYICFPLAKSCIEDNLLNNFEMHDVMTAVARMLLLFQVVTVYPLVAFMLRSEAILLLPFKETRGLTIIINISIMAMCILVACFCPSIGTIIRYTGAVSGLVHIFALPSLLQIRSLQLRGKLTWWKTVFYCSIMVFGAVNLLMQFFIDE; encoded by the exons AATATTCGGGAGTGCGTGTTCCGACTTCACGGACTGTGAATATTGTGAAGACCGAAGAAAACGttataagaaatataataa ATATCACTCGCCAAGCATCACAAGCCACAGTTACTATAGCGCCATGAGTAGGGCGGAGGCCGAGCCGCTTCTGCAGGGCGCTGTCACGCCTACCTACAGGGCTGTCAGTGTCGAGAGCATCGACTCTTTA gGGCCTGCAGAATTGTCGTCAGACGCTGTCCTAGAAACATTCAACAAGACATTTGAGAAGACTTTCAAGCCAGACACAAAGAAACAGAGTTCATTAGTTACtat TTTTTCAGTATGGAACACGATAATGGGTTCGTCGTTGCTGACGATGGCGTGGGGGGTGGAGAGAGCTGGTCTCCCGGCTGCTTTGGTGCTGGTCGCTTTTATGGCAGCGCTGTGTTTGTATACTGCCTATGTTCTGCTCAGGGTTAATAAGCATCATG GTAGTGACAGCTGTGAGGTGCCAGCACTATGTCGGACCCTGCTGGGCCAGTGGGCGGAGGTGGTGGCGCATATCTTCAGTCTTCTCGTGCTGCTCGGCGCTAACATAGTGTACTGGATACTTATAACAAACTTCTTGTACTTCACTGTCAATTATTTTGTTG ATCTCAACAGCTCCAACGAAACAATATACAACACATCGCTCCTCTGCCCTCGTCACGTGAACGAGTCTCTCCTAATAGCGGAGCCCGAGGCCGACTCGGCGTACTGGGGGCTCCACACGACGGTGCCCATCTATGTGGCGCTTATAGTCTTCCCACTGCTCAACTTTAAGAACGTTTCGTTTTTCACCAAGTTTAATTCGCTGG GTACATTATCAGTAGCCTACCTCCTAATCTTCGTGCTGGTAAAGGGTTACGCGTGGGGCATCCACATTGGCGAGCTATTTACACAGACACACGCCATCAGGAACGCAGCCGTGCTCAGCGGCATGTTAGCACTGTCATTCTATATACACAACATTATTATTACGATAATGAGCAATAATGCGAGGCAGGATAAGAAT GGCAGGGACTTGACGATAGCATTTCTGCTTGTGACCGTTACATACACGTTGGTGGGAGCTGTCTTTTACATCTGCTTCCCACTCGCCAAGTCGTGTATTGAAGAT AATTTGTTAAACAACTTCGAAATGCATGATGTCATGACTGCAGTTGCTAGAATGTTGCTACTATTTCAA GTAGTGACAGTGTACCCGCTAGTCGCGTTCATGTTACGGTCAGAAGCTATCCTGCTTCTACCCTTCAAGGAGACGCGAGGATTGAccatcatcatcaacatttCTATAATGGCTATGTGTATATTAGTAGCTTGTTTTTGTCCAAGCATTGGAACTATTATTAG ATACACAGGCGCAGTAAGTGGTCTTGTCCACATATTCGCTTTACCCTCGCTCCTTCAAATCCGTTCGCTCCAACTTCGCGGCAAACTGACCTGGTGGAAGACTGTCTTCTACTGCAGCATTATGGTCTTCGGAGCCGTCAACTTACTCATGCAGTTCTTTATTGACGAGTAG